A stretch of the Vagococcus xieshaowenii genome encodes the following:
- a CDS encoding formate--tetrahydrofolate ligase: MTNRLSDIDIAKASQMKPIKDIGMTLGLDEEQLEFYGKYKAKLSALELEKLQDKADGKLILVTAITPTPAGEGKTTTSVGLADGLHALNERVVLALREPSLGPVFGVKGGAAGGGYAQVVPMEDINLHFTGDFHAIGAAHNLLSAMLDNHIHHGNPLGIDSRRITWKRVVDMNDRQLRYIVDGLNGKVNGVPREDGFDITVASEIMAILCLSNSLADLKDKLSRIIVAYTFDGQPVTAEDLKASGAMAVLLKDAINPNLVQTLEHTPALVHGGPFANIAHGCNSILATKMAMKYADYTVTEAGFGADLGAEKFLDIKCRLGDLKPDAVVLVATVRALKMHGGVDKKELSTENVEAVRQGLPNLEKHLDNLQNVYGLPVVVAINKFPTDTDAELAAVQQACEVRGVEVSLSEVWEKGGQGGIDLAKKVIALAEQPAELQYAYELTDSIEDKIQKIVTKVYGGKGIQLTPQAKREIAELENLGFGQLPVCMAKTQYSFSDDATLLGAPSDFDVTVQQVKVSAGAGFIVVLTGAVMTMPGLPKVPAAEKITISDSGEIDGLF; the protein is encoded by the coding sequence ATGACAAATAGATTAAGTGATATTGATATTGCAAAAGCAAGTCAAATGAAACCAATTAAAGACATTGGCATGACATTAGGATTAGACGAAGAACAATTAGAGTTTTACGGTAAATATAAAGCGAAACTATCTGCTTTAGAATTAGAAAAACTACAAGATAAAGCTGATGGTAAACTGATTTTAGTGACGGCGATTACCCCAACCCCTGCAGGTGAAGGGAAAACCACGACATCTGTTGGCTTAGCAGATGGCTTGCATGCATTGAATGAACGAGTTGTTTTAGCGTTAAGAGAGCCTTCTCTTGGACCAGTTTTTGGTGTTAAAGGAGGAGCAGCCGGTGGTGGTTATGCGCAAGTTGTACCTATGGAAGATATTAACTTACATTTTACCGGTGATTTTCATGCGATTGGTGCAGCGCATAATTTGTTATCTGCTATGTTAGACAATCATATTCATCATGGTAACCCATTAGGTATTGATTCACGTCGTATTACGTGGAAGCGCGTAGTGGACATGAATGATCGTCAATTACGTTACATTGTAGATGGCCTAAATGGAAAAGTGAACGGTGTGCCAAGAGAAGACGGTTTCGATATTACCGTAGCTTCAGAAATTATGGCGATTTTATGCTTATCTAATAGTTTAGCCGATTTAAAAGATAAGTTAAGTCGTATCATTGTTGCCTATACATTTGATGGTCAGCCAGTAACAGCAGAAGATCTAAAGGCATCTGGTGCAATGGCGGTTCTTCTTAAAGACGCTATTAACCCTAATCTTGTACAAACATTAGAGCATACACCAGCGTTGGTTCATGGGGGCCCTTTTGCTAATATTGCGCATGGTTGTAATAGTATTCTAGCAACTAAGATGGCGATGAAATATGCTGATTATACGGTAACAGAAGCAGGGTTTGGGGCAGATTTAGGTGCTGAAAAGTTCTTAGATATTAAATGCCGTTTAGGTGATTTGAAACCTGACGCAGTTGTATTAGTTGCAACTGTTCGTGCCCTGAAAATGCATGGTGGGGTGGATAAAAAAGAACTATCTACCGAGAATGTGGAAGCTGTTCGCCAAGGCTTACCTAACTTAGAGAAGCATTTAGATAATTTACAAAATGTTTATGGCTTACCAGTTGTTGTGGCGATTAATAAATTCCCAACAGATACAGATGCCGAGTTAGCAGCTGTACAACAAGCATGTGAAGTTCGAGGAGTAGAGGTTTCTTTATCTGAAGTTTGGGAAAAAGGTGGTCAAGGTGGTATTGATTTGGCTAAAAAGGTAATAGCATTAGCCGAGCAACCTGCTGAGCTACAATATGCCTATGAATTAACAGATAGCATCGAGGATAAAATTCAAAAAATCGTTACAAAAGTTTATGGTGGAAAAGGGATTCAATTAACACCACAAGCCAAACGTGAAATAGCAGAGTTAGAAAATTTAGGGTTTGGTCAACTGCCTGTTTGTATGGCGAAAACACAATACTCATTTTCTGATGATGCAACGTTACTTGGTGCGCCAAGTGATTTTGATGTCACGGTTCAACAAGTGAAAGTATCAGCAGGGGCAGGTTTTATTGTAGTCTTAACTGGTGCAGTAATGACGATGCCAGGTCTTCCTAAAGTGCCTGCTGCAGAAAAAATCACTATCTCAGACAGTGGTGAAATTGACGGTTTATTCTAG
- a CDS encoding cyclodeaminase/cyclohydrolase family protein, whose translation MINHSMNYFIEALGSKQSTPGGGSAAAITGAIGISLTQMVVSLTTGKPRYEAYQPLLDSVQEQASELTQRFVDGMQADIDAFNGVMEAYRIKATTDEEQVIKQARIEQASKQATVAPFEMMEASILALRLSKQLVGKSNPNVLSDLGVAALNLKATLQSSWLNVLINLKTIQDEVFVARYKEQGEQLLAEGKQLADELYNLVVIELS comes from the coding sequence ATGATAAATCACAGCATGAATTATTTTATTGAAGCACTAGGATCAAAGCAATCTACACCTGGTGGCGGGTCGGCAGCGGCTATAACAGGCGCCATTGGAATTTCATTAACACAAATGGTAGTCTCTTTAACTACTGGGAAACCACGTTATGAAGCGTATCAACCGTTGTTAGATAGTGTACAGGAGCAGGCAAGTGAATTGACACAACGTTTTGTAGACGGAATGCAAGCTGATATTGACGCTTTTAATGGCGTTATGGAAGCTTACCGAATAAAAGCTACAACGGATGAAGAACAAGTAATTAAACAAGCAAGGATAGAACAAGCCAGTAAACAAGCGACAGTAGCGCCGTTTGAAATGATGGAGGCTTCTATTTTAGCTTTACGTTTATCCAAACAATTGGTCGGTAAGTCTAATCCTAATGTGTTAAGTGATTTAGGTGTTGCCGCGTTAAATTTGAAGGCGACGTTACAAAGTTCTTGGCTAAATGTGTTAATTAACTTGAAAACTATTCAAGATGAAGTGTTCGTTGCTCGCTATAAAGAGCAAGGGGAACAACTGCTTGCGGAAGGTAAACAGTTAGCAGATGAATTATATAACTTAGTTGTAATAGAATTATCTTAA
- the purD gene encoding phosphoribosylamine--glycine ligase has translation MKLLVIGSGGREHAIAKKLLESSSVQTVYCAPGNPGMRQDGIECLDINENNHKGLIQFAKEQNIHWTLVGPEQPLINGIVDEFESAGLKIFGPNRLASQIEGSKAFAKKIMTTYGIPTADYQVFHEVEAARACVSQSSFPVVIKADGLAAGKGVVIATTLEEAYQALEELLVQHKFGESSQEVVIEEFLEGEEFSLLSFVKNETFYPMVIAQDHKRAYDHDLGPNTGGMGAYSPVPQIPQSVINQAVMEIVKPTVLGMIENGTPFTGILYTGLINTIEGPKVIEFNARFGDPETQVILSRLTSDFAKIIDNIFNDKIPDITWSDDTCVGVILAAKGYPEAYSTGVLLPEFPDKVTTFYAGVSERENQLVSNGGRVMLLNAKAPTLAQALEEVYQFLDHYQGDELFYRHDIAHRAVKYLESHS, from the coding sequence ATGAAGTTATTAGTCATTGGTAGTGGCGGACGCGAACATGCGATTGCTAAAAAATTATTAGAAAGTTCAAGTGTTCAAACTGTTTATTGTGCACCAGGTAACCCTGGGATGCGTCAAGATGGGATTGAATGCCTTGATATTAATGAAAATAATCATAAAGGATTGATTCAGTTTGCTAAAGAACAAAACATTCATTGGACATTAGTAGGACCGGAACAGCCATTAATTAATGGTATCGTAGATGAGTTTGAATCAGCAGGATTGAAAATATTTGGTCCTAATCGTTTAGCTAGTCAAATCGAGGGCTCAAAGGCTTTTGCAAAAAAAATAATGACAACGTATGGCATCCCAACTGCTGATTATCAGGTTTTTCATGAGGTGGAAGCGGCTAGAGCATGCGTTAGTCAATCATCATTTCCCGTGGTCATTAAAGCCGATGGATTGGCAGCAGGCAAAGGTGTCGTTATTGCCACAACGCTTGAAGAAGCCTATCAAGCCCTAGAAGAATTACTAGTTCAACACAAGTTTGGAGAAAGCAGTCAAGAAGTGGTTATTGAAGAGTTTTTAGAAGGAGAAGAATTTTCACTGCTATCGTTTGTGAAAAATGAAACCTTTTATCCGATGGTCATAGCACAAGACCACAAACGTGCCTATGATCATGATTTAGGGCCTAATACTGGAGGTATGGGAGCGTATTCTCCTGTTCCGCAAATTCCTCAATCAGTTATTAATCAAGCGGTCATGGAAATAGTGAAACCGACTGTTTTAGGTATGATTGAAAATGGAACGCCGTTTACGGGTATTTTATATACGGGGTTAATTAATACAATAGAAGGGCCTAAAGTTATTGAGTTTAATGCGCGATTTGGAGATCCAGAAACACAAGTGATTTTATCTCGTTTAACAAGTGATTTTGCTAAAATAATCGATAATATATTCAATGATAAAATTCCTGATATTACGTGGTCTGACGATACATGTGTAGGTGTTATATTAGCAGCAAAAGGCTACCCTGAAGCATATAGTACCGGGGTACTTTTACCAGAATTTCCAGATAAAGTGACGACGTTTTATGCTGGTGTGTCTGAACGTGAGAATCAGCTAGTCTCAAATGGTGGACGCGTAATGTTGCTTAATGCTAAAGCGCCTACCTTAGCGCAAGCATTAGAGGAAGTGTATCAGTTTTTGGATCATTATCAAGGGGACGAGCTGTTTTATCGTCATGATATAGCGCATCGTGCAGTGAAATATCTTGAAAGTCATTCATAA
- the purH gene encoding bifunctional phosphoribosylaminoimidazolecarboxamide formyltransferase/IMP cyclohydrolase → MKKRALISVSDKTGIVAFAKALVTLGFDIISTGGTKLLLDEAGISTIAIDDITGFPEMLDGRVKTLHPNIHGGLLARRDLVTHLEKVKEHQIELIDLVYVNLYPFKETLANPEATHEMIIENIDIGGPSMLRSAAKNYAAVTTLVSPNDFERVLNELKDNGETTLETREYLAAKVFGHTAYYDAMIAHYMNQKVGIATPELLVNGYELQQTLRYGENNHQAASFYRQPFTTSGSLVNATQLNGKELSYNNLRDADAAVRIIQDFDQPTVAVLKHMNPCGIGTGQTIEAAFVSAYEADPVSIFGGIVVLNREVDLATAEHLHKIFLEIIIAPSYSSEALDLLRKKKNLRVLSLDLTRLKTNHEPMEVTSVLGGVLVQELDSITGDDEVWEVVTKRQPTEEEVAALAFAWKAVKHVKSNAIVISNDTRTLGVGAGQMNRIGSLKIAMEQASDNLDGVVVGSDAFFPMSDSIEYLASHGIKAVIQPGGSIKDNEVIVAADEHDIAMIFTGTRHFKH, encoded by the coding sequence ATGAAAAAACGTGCATTGATTAGTGTGTCAGATAAAACAGGCATTGTCGCTTTTGCTAAAGCGTTAGTAACATTAGGATTTGACATTATTTCTACCGGTGGGACTAAATTGTTATTAGATGAAGCAGGTATTAGCACAATAGCGATTGATGACATCACAGGATTTCCAGAGATGTTAGACGGTCGTGTTAAAACATTACATCCTAATATTCACGGTGGGTTACTTGCTAGACGTGATTTGGTTACACATCTAGAGAAAGTGAAGGAACATCAAATCGAATTGATTGATTTAGTGTATGTTAATTTATATCCATTTAAAGAAACATTAGCTAATCCAGAGGCTACTCATGAAATGATTATTGAAAACATTGATATCGGCGGTCCAAGTATGTTGCGTTCAGCAGCAAAAAATTATGCTGCTGTTACAACGTTAGTATCACCTAATGATTTTGAGCGTGTATTGAATGAACTGAAAGATAATGGAGAAACCACACTTGAAACAAGGGAATATTTAGCAGCTAAAGTATTTGGTCACACGGCTTACTACGATGCAATGATTGCTCATTATATGAATCAAAAAGTGGGGATTGCTACACCAGAGTTGTTAGTCAATGGTTATGAATTACAACAAACATTGCGTTATGGTGAAAATAATCATCAAGCAGCAAGTTTTTATCGTCAACCTTTTACAACAAGTGGTTCGTTAGTTAATGCTACACAGCTTAATGGCAAAGAACTCTCTTACAATAATCTTCGAGATGCTGATGCGGCTGTGAGGATTATTCAAGATTTCGATCAACCAACTGTAGCTGTTCTAAAACATATGAACCCATGTGGGATTGGAACAGGCCAAACAATTGAAGCAGCTTTTGTGTCAGCATATGAAGCAGATCCGGTATCAATCTTTGGTGGTATTGTTGTATTAAACCGTGAAGTAGATTTAGCTACTGCTGAACATTTACATAAGATTTTCTTAGAAATCATTATTGCGCCAAGTTATAGTTCAGAGGCACTTGATCTTTTACGTAAAAAGAAAAATTTACGTGTCTTATCGCTTGATTTAACACGTCTTAAAACTAATCACGAACCAATGGAAGTGACTTCTGTTTTAGGTGGTGTGTTGGTGCAAGAATTAGATAGTATAACTGGTGATGATGAGGTTTGGGAAGTTGTGACAAAGAGACAACCAACTGAAGAAGAAGTTGCAGCTTTAGCCTTTGCTTGGAAAGCTGTGAAGCATGTGAAATCTAATGCGATTGTGATTTCTAATGATACGCGAACACTAGGGGTTGGAGCGGGTCAAATGAACCGTATTGGCTCACTTAAGATTGCGATGGAACAAGCCTCAGATAATTTAGATGGAGTAGTTGTTGGAAGTGATGCTTTCTTCCCAATGAGTGATAGCATTGAGTATTTAGCTAGTCACGGCATTAAAGCAGTGATTCAGCCTGGCGGTAGCATTAAAGATAACGAAGTGATTGTCGCAGCCGATGAGCATGATATTGCTATGATTTTTACTGGTACAAGGCATTTTAAACATTAA
- the purN gene encoding phosphoribosylglycinamide formyltransferase has translation MKKIAILASGNGSNFEAIMKKIQSNDLQAEVVIVFSDQSDAYVLERAKQYDIPFASFSPKDFDSKVAYEAELLALLRAYEVEFVVLAGYLRILGPEVIHNFSHCIVNIHPSLLPDYPGLRSIERAYLDGQAVTGVTIHYVDEGLDTGPMIRQASLAIDPDDSLERLEERVHQLEHQLYPEVLQQLLNKELNES, from the coding sequence ATGAAAAAAATTGCCATTTTAGCTTCAGGAAATGGTAGTAACTTTGAAGCCATTATGAAAAAAATTCAGAGCAATGACCTTCAAGCTGAGGTAGTTATCGTTTTCAGTGATCAATCGGATGCCTATGTTTTAGAGCGTGCTAAGCAATATGATATTCCGTTTGCCAGTTTTTCGCCCAAAGATTTTGATTCAAAAGTCGCATACGAAGCAGAACTTTTGGCGCTTTTAAGAGCGTATGAGGTCGAATTTGTTGTTTTAGCTGGTTACTTGCGTATTTTAGGTCCAGAAGTTATTCATAATTTTTCTCATTGTATAGTGAATATTCATCCTTCATTATTACCGGATTATCCTGGTCTAAGAAGCATTGAACGTGCCTACCTTGATGGACAGGCCGTAACCGGTGTAACCATTCATTATGTAGATGAAGGGTTAGATACCGGGCCTATGATTCGACAAGCGAGCCTTGCAATTGACCCTGATGACAGTTTAGAGCGTTTGGAAGAACGTGTGCATCAATTAGAACATCAACTATATCCAGAAGTATTACAACAATTACTTAACAAGGAGCTAAATGAATCATGA
- the purM gene encoding phosphoribosylformylglycinamidine cyclo-ligase gives MTNAYGKAGVDVHAGYEVVERIKKHVSKTQRLGMMGAIGGFGGLFDLSQLEYTEPVLVAGTDGVGTKLLVAIEADKHDTIGVDCVAMCVNDIVAQGAEPLFFLDYIATGKNQPAQIEQVVAGIARGCQQAGAGLIGGETAEMPGLYEVGEYDVAGFTVGVVEKSQLITGETIKAGDVLIGIASSGIHSNGYSLVRDIFFQRHELAVDEVMAELGGQRLVDVLLEPTKIYVNSLLPVAKTGKVKGMAHITGGGFVENIPRMLPEGLAANIKRGSWPILPIFEVLEKYGDILPDEMYEIFNMGIGMVMAVSLEDVVSVQKQLATLGEPSYVIGEVVKQTSQPIEWMEDAL, from the coding sequence ATGACGAATGCTTATGGAAAAGCTGGTGTGGATGTCCATGCGGGTTATGAAGTCGTAGAGAGAATAAAAAAACATGTTAGTAAAACACAACGCTTAGGCATGATGGGTGCGATTGGTGGTTTTGGTGGCTTATTTGATTTAAGCCAATTAGAATACACAGAGCCTGTTTTAGTTGCTGGAACGGACGGTGTTGGGACAAAGTTGTTGGTAGCCATTGAAGCTGATAAACATGACACTATAGGTGTCGATTGTGTGGCCATGTGTGTGAACGATATTGTGGCTCAAGGAGCAGAACCGTTATTTTTCTTAGATTATATTGCAACAGGTAAAAATCAGCCTGCACAAATTGAACAGGTTGTGGCTGGTATTGCACGAGGTTGTCAACAAGCTGGTGCGGGTTTAATTGGCGGTGAAACAGCAGAGATGCCTGGTTTGTATGAAGTAGGAGAATATGATGTAGCAGGTTTTACTGTCGGGGTAGTCGAAAAATCTCAGCTAATTACAGGTGAAACGATTAAAGCTGGTGACGTCCTTATCGGCATTGCTTCATCAGGAATTCATTCGAATGGTTACTCGTTAGTTAGAGATATTTTTTTCCAACGTCATGAATTAGCGGTGGATGAAGTAATGGCCGAATTAGGCGGACAACGGTTAGTCGATGTGCTACTAGAACCGACAAAGATTTATGTTAATAGTCTATTGCCTGTTGCAAAAACAGGGAAAGTGAAAGGGATGGCACACATTACAGGTGGCGGTTTTGTTGAAAATATTCCACGTATGTTACCTGAGGGTTTAGCGGCAAATATTAAGCGTGGTTCGTGGCCAATACTGCCTATTTTTGAAGTGTTAGAAAAATATGGTGATATTTTACCTGATGAAATGTATGAAATATTCAATATGGGCATTGGCATGGTCATGGCGGTGAGCTTAGAGGATGTCGTATCCGTACAAAAACAATTGGCGACACTTGGTGAGCCAAGTTATGTAATAGGGGAAGTAGTGAAGCAAACAAGTCAACCTATTGAATGGATGGAAGATGCGTTATGA
- the purF gene encoding amidophosphoribosyltransferase, which produces MSYEIKGLKEECGVFGVWGHEDASRLTYFGLHSLQHRGQEGAGIVSNNQGTLHLYRNHGLLSQVFKEESTLNELPGKAAIGHVRYATAGNHSLNNIQPFLFELSNAQIALAHNGNLTNATTLRKQLEAQGTILHSNSDSEILMHLIQKSEQPDFVSKIKGALNTVKGAFAYLIMTNECLYAALDQNGFRPLAIGRMSNGAYVVASETCALEVSGATFVCDVKPGQLVKIDDQGLTIDQFTEETQYAICSMEFIYFARPDSNIAGINVHSARKKMGKRLAQEVTPIEADMVIGVPNSSLSAASGYAEASGIPYEMGLVKNQYIARTFIQPTQELREQGVRMKLSAVRGVVEGKRVILVDDSIVRGTTSKRIVQLLKEAGAKEVHLRITSPPLKYPCFYGIDIQDSKELIAANHSIEEIREIVEADSLAFLSETGLIESIGLTFDAPYGGLCMAYFNGDYPTNLYDYQSVLDEKQK; this is translated from the coding sequence ATGTCTTATGAAATCAAAGGACTAAAAGAAGAATGTGGTGTTTTTGGTGTTTGGGGACACGAAGATGCGTCGCGTCTCACTTATTTTGGTTTACATAGTTTACAACATCGAGGCCAAGAGGGAGCGGGTATTGTATCAAACAATCAAGGAACACTCCACTTATATCGTAATCATGGCTTGTTATCGCAAGTTTTTAAAGAAGAAAGCACCTTGAATGAATTACCAGGAAAAGCGGCTATTGGTCATGTTCGCTATGCTACGGCGGGCAATCATTCGTTAAATAATATTCAACCCTTCTTATTTGAATTATCAAATGCTCAAATTGCACTGGCTCACAACGGGAACTTAACGAATGCAACGACGTTAAGAAAACAGCTAGAAGCGCAAGGAACTATCCTTCATTCCAATTCAGATTCTGAAATTTTGATGCATTTAATTCAAAAAAGTGAACAACCTGATTTTGTATCAAAAATAAAAGGGGCGTTGAATACGGTAAAAGGAGCCTTTGCTTATTTAATCATGACAAACGAGTGCTTGTATGCGGCCCTTGATCAGAATGGCTTTAGACCGTTAGCGATTGGCCGCATGTCAAATGGTGCCTATGTGGTGGCGTCAGAAACGTGTGCATTAGAAGTTAGTGGTGCGACATTTGTATGTGATGTGAAACCCGGACAGTTGGTGAAAATTGATGATCAAGGGTTGACGATTGATCAATTTACTGAAGAGACGCAGTATGCGATTTGTTCAATGGAGTTTATATATTTTGCCCGTCCGGATTCTAATATTGCAGGTATTAACGTCCATTCTGCTCGTAAGAAAATGGGGAAACGTCTGGCTCAAGAAGTAACACCCATAGAGGCTGATATGGTCATTGGGGTACCTAATTCTTCTTTATCTGCTGCGAGTGGTTATGCAGAAGCTTCAGGTATTCCCTACGAGATGGGGTTAGTAAAGAATCAATATATTGCACGTACGTTTATTCAGCCAACCCAAGAATTACGTGAACAGGGGGTACGTATGAAGCTATCTGCCGTCCGCGGAGTGGTAGAAGGGAAACGTGTTATTTTGGTAGATGATTCTATTGTGCGTGGAACCACAAGTAAACGCATTGTTCAGCTACTAAAAGAAGCGGGAGCTAAAGAAGTTCATTTACGAATTACTTCACCACCATTAAAATACCCATGTTTTTATGGGATAGACATTCAAGATTCAAAAGAATTGATTGCTGCTAATCATTCGATAGAAGAAATTCGCGAGATCGTGGAAGCCGATAGCTTAGCGTTTTTAAGCGAGACAGGTTTAATTGAATCTATTGGTTTAACATTTGATGCGCCGTACGGTGGCTTGTGTATGGCGTATTTCAATGGTGATTATCCAACGAATTTATATGATTATCAATCTGTATTAGATGAGAAACAAAAATAA
- the purL gene encoding phosphoribosylformylglycinamidine synthase subunit PurL encodes MTMMTEPTPQEIKEKRLYADWGMSDEEYQSIANDILGRLPNYTETGLFSVMWSEHCSYKNSKPVLRKFPTDGEHVLQGPGEGAGIVDIGDNLAVVFKAESHNHPSAVEPYEGAATGVGGIIRDIFSMGARPIAMLDSLRFGELNNARTKYLLEEVVAGIGGYGNCIGIPTVGGEMAFDPCYEGNPLVNAMCVGLIEHKDIQKGQAKGVGNTIMYVGAKTGRDGIHGATFASEEFTDEKEQQRSAVQVGDPFMEKLLMEACLELILDYSDSLIGIQDMGAAGLVSSSSEMASKAGSGLKLYLDDVPQRETEMTPYEMMLSESQERMLLCVKQGHEQVIIDLFKTYQLDAVAIGEVTDDGRYQLYHHDQLVADVPVDALADEAPVYYKEMKEPARIQAFKELPMFQPTCDNPTEVLKQLLQQPTIASKKSIVERYDSQVLTNTVIGPGSDAAVLRVRGTNKALAMTTDCNARYLYLNPEIGGQLAVAEAARNIVASGGCPLAITDCLNYGSPDKPECFWELSTSADGIAAACRQLNTPVISGNVSLYNETNEEGIYPTPTIGMVGLVEDLSHITSQDFKSAGDVIYIIGETRADFNGSEIQKMQLGRIEGALSAYDLEQEAKHQALVLEAIQKGLVSSAHDCSEGGLAVTIAESAFGNLLGCDITLDFASELLFSESPSRFVISVKHTNCDAFEMLMGQTAQCVGVVTAGGLLSIQTQDAMIQLATKEAKKLWEEAIPCLMKSKD; translated from the coding sequence ATGACGATGATGACAGAACCAACTCCACAAGAAATTAAAGAGAAACGTTTATATGCTGACTGGGGGATGTCAGATGAAGAGTATCAATCAATTGCGAATGATATTTTAGGTAGATTACCCAACTATACCGAAACGGGGCTTTTTTCGGTGATGTGGAGTGAACATTGTTCTTACAAAAATTCAAAGCCAGTTTTAAGAAAATTCCCAACTGACGGTGAACACGTGTTACAAGGACCTGGTGAAGGGGCAGGGATTGTTGATATCGGAGATAATTTGGCGGTGGTATTTAAAGCCGAGAGTCATAATCACCCTTCAGCTGTTGAGCCTTATGAAGGAGCAGCAACCGGTGTGGGTGGGATTATCCGCGATATCTTCAGTATGGGGGCACGGCCAATTGCGATGCTTGATTCTTTAAGATTTGGCGAATTGAACAACGCACGTACTAAGTACCTGTTAGAAGAAGTAGTAGCAGGAATTGGTGGTTATGGTAACTGTATTGGTATTCCAACAGTCGGTGGCGAGATGGCTTTTGATCCATGTTATGAAGGGAACCCATTAGTGAATGCCATGTGTGTTGGGTTAATCGAACACAAAGACATTCAAAAAGGCCAAGCCAAAGGTGTAGGCAATACTATTATGTATGTAGGTGCAAAAACAGGACGTGATGGTATTCATGGTGCAACGTTTGCTTCAGAAGAATTTACGGATGAAAAAGAGCAACAACGTTCAGCAGTTCAAGTAGGCGATCCTTTTATGGAGAAATTATTAATGGAGGCGTGTCTAGAGTTAATCTTAGATTACTCGGATAGTCTGATTGGTATTCAAGATATGGGTGCGGCTGGCTTGGTTTCTTCAAGTTCTGAAATGGCTTCAAAAGCAGGATCAGGCTTGAAATTATATTTGGATGATGTTCCTCAACGTGAAACAGAAATGACGCCTTATGAAATGATGTTATCAGAATCACAAGAACGTATGCTGTTGTGTGTCAAACAAGGGCATGAACAAGTGATTATTGATTTATTTAAAACGTATCAATTAGACGCGGTAGCGATTGGTGAAGTGACAGATGACGGACGTTATCAGTTGTACCATCATGATCAATTGGTGGCCGATGTCCCTGTAGATGCTTTAGCGGATGAAGCGCCTGTTTATTATAAAGAAATGAAGGAACCTGCTCGTATTCAAGCGTTTAAAGAGCTACCAATGTTCCAACCGACGTGTGATAATCCAACAGAAGTTTTGAAACAATTGTTACAACAACCAACGATTGCGTCTAAAAAATCAATCGTTGAACGTTATGATTCGCAAGTATTAACGAATACGGTTATTGGTCCGGGTAGTGATGCCGCTGTTTTACGTGTGAGAGGGACAAACAAAGCGTTAGCGATGACAACTGATTGTAATGCGCGCTATTTATACTTGAATCCTGAAATTGGTGGACAATTAGCGGTGGCCGAGGCGGCACGTAATATTGTAGCTAGTGGTGGATGTCCGCTTGCTATTACAGATTGTTTAAACTATGGTTCTCCAGATAAACCGGAATGCTTCTGGGAATTATCTACTTCAGCAGATGGTATTGCAGCTGCTTGTCGTCAATTAAACACACCCGTAATTTCTGGTAATGTTTCATTATATAACGAAACAAATGAGGAAGGTATTTATCCAACGCCAACAATTGGGATGGTAGGTTTGGTAGAAGACTTGTCACATATTACCTCACAAGATTTTAAATCAGCTGGTGACGTGATTTATATTATTGGTGAAACACGGGCAGATTTTAATGGTAGTGAAATCCAAAAAATGCAATTAGGCCGTATTGAAGGGGCACTAAGTGCTTATGATTTAGAGCAAGAAGCTAAGCATCAAGCGTTGGTCTTAGAAGCTATCCAAAAAGGGTTAGTGTCAAGTGCTCATGATTGCTCAGAAGGTGGTCTAGCTGTCACGATTGCAGAGAGTGCTTTTGGTAATCTTTTAGGTTGCGATATTACACTTGATTTTGCCAGTGAGCTATTATTTTCAGAGTCACCTTCACGTTTTGTAATAAGCGTGAAGCACACTAATTGTGATGCGTTCGAAATGTTAATGGGTCAAACTGCTCAGTGTGTTGGAGTGGTGACAGCAGGTGGGTTACTTTCAATTCAAACACAAGATGCGATGATTCAATTAGCGACGAAAGAGGCTAAGAAATTATGGGAGGAAGCTATTCCATGTCTTATGAAATCAAAGGACTAA